A single region of the Actinoplanes sp. SE50/110 genome encodes:
- a CDS encoding phosphotransferase enzyme family protein — protein sequence MPEDEILRIALRDQWHLNPSGITALPRAVMSRDWEVTAGRERYVARLVETAARLPAEAGLAAAVHLRGVRISAGEPVRTLAGQLTAETPLGALAVLRRPPGRHLDGADPIDQQWWGERLGAVHRALDGFVHPGLRPWQPVEADAAHLDAEPWLRPAVAAAVTAATRLTVTDRLTYGVLHGDPAPEAFVLDVDTGRTGLLHCGTSGTGPLVYDVAAAVIYAGGPDRAAELLDGYRCAGPVAADELEAALPVLLRLRWAVLAERSARRGCPTGLAAAREALTSMPG from the coding sequence GTGCCGGAAGATGAGATTCTGCGAATCGCTCTGCGCGACCAGTGGCACCTGAATCCCAGCGGGATCACCGCGCTGCCGAGGGCCGTGATGTCGCGCGACTGGGAGGTCACCGCGGGACGTGAGCGCTACGTGGCCCGTCTCGTGGAGACCGCCGCGCGACTGCCCGCCGAAGCCGGTCTGGCCGCCGCCGTGCACCTGCGCGGCGTGCGGATCAGCGCCGGCGAACCGGTCCGGACCCTGGCCGGGCAGCTCACCGCCGAAACCCCGCTCGGGGCCCTCGCGGTGCTGCGCCGGCCACCCGGGCGCCACCTCGACGGCGCCGACCCGATCGACCAGCAGTGGTGGGGCGAACGGCTCGGCGCGGTCCACCGGGCCCTGGACGGCTTCGTGCACCCCGGGCTGCGGCCCTGGCAGCCGGTCGAAGCGGACGCGGCGCACCTGGACGCCGAACCGTGGCTGCGGCCCGCCGTCGCCGCCGCGGTCACCGCCGCCACCCGGCTCACCGTGACCGACCGGCTCACCTACGGGGTGCTGCACGGTGACCCGGCCCCCGAGGCGTTCGTCCTGGACGTCGACACCGGCCGCACCGGGCTGCTGCACTGCGGTACCAGCGGCACCGGGCCGCTCGTCTACGACGTGGCCGCCGCGGTGATCTACGCCGGCGGGCCGGACCGGGCCGCCGAACTGCTCGACGGCTACCGCTGCGCCGGGCCGGTGGCCGCCGACGAGCTGGAAGCCGCCCTGCCGGTGCTGCTGCGGCTGCGCTGGGCGGTGCTGGCCGAGCGGTCCGCCCGCCGGGGCTGCCCCACCGGGCTGGCGGCGGCGCGGGAGGCCCTGACGTCCATGCCCGGATGA
- a CDS encoding polyadenylate-specific 3'-exoribonuclease AS — MVYRYFYDCEFIEDGRLVDLVSIGVVDEFGREFYAVSTEFDDSRAVPWVRRNVLDKLPSPADKAWRSRERIREELYEFLMEPLRGRNEQMELWAWYAAYDHVALAQLWGAMPALPREIPRFTKDLRQRWDDRGRPALPEMAGRHDALVDARHNLARWQAMGSGS; from the coding sequence ATGGTCTACCGCTATTTCTACGACTGTGAATTCATCGAGGACGGCCGGCTCGTCGACCTGGTCTCGATCGGTGTCGTCGACGAGTTCGGCCGCGAGTTCTACGCGGTCAGCACCGAGTTCGACGACAGTCGCGCCGTGCCCTGGGTGCGCCGCAACGTGCTGGACAAGCTGCCGTCGCCGGCCGACAAGGCGTGGCGCAGCCGGGAGCGGATCCGTGAGGAGCTCTACGAGTTCCTGATGGAGCCGCTGCGCGGGCGTAACGAGCAGATGGAGCTCTGGGCGTGGTACGCGGCGTACGACCACGTGGCGCTGGCCCAGCTGTGGGGGGCGATGCCGGCCCTGCCGCGGGAGATCCCGCGGTTCACCAAGGACCTGCGCCAGCGGTGGGACGACCGGGGACGGCCGGCGCTGCCGGAGATGGCCGGGCGGCATGACGCACTGGTCGACGCGCGGCACAACCTGGCGCGCTGGCAGGCCATGGGGTCCGGTTCCTAG